Proteins found in one Xenopus laevis strain J_2021 chromosome 1L, Xenopus_laevis_v10.1, whole genome shotgun sequence genomic segment:
- the LOC108696343 gene encoding protein FAM135A-like, with protein MNQKTTSMEKVQATLEYSLHLEQFQNPISLRSGCWQIKTSFEVQTIIPHTIEARIFHTKDDLAYPATVDGSVLSSSEFKIFTTKHAVTIDDVVIYRVNILLDESKIEETLNSLESKMKFDIYYAELNERKNLTPICSEDMTLHFNLHRGIHGHMNIVFKTLSKLSVNVHGLLVVLQPPLKNFPEKSSVFTRLLPNRWTKAKIPTLESVIFGKDFKTKLAADVSKKHEFVFETSRG; from the exons ATGAATCAAAAAACAACATCAATGGAAAAAGTCCAAGCTACGCTTGAGTATTCATTACATCTAGAGCAATTCCAGAATCCGATTTCTCTGCGAAGTGG atGTTGGCAGATTAAGACATCCTTTGAGGTTCAGACGATCATCCCTCACACAATTGAAGCAAGGATTTTTCATACTAAAG ATGATCTGGCATATCCGGCTACAGTCGACGGCAGTGTCCTCTCCAGCAGTGAGTTTAAAATATTTACGACCAAACACGCTGTTACAATTGACGACGTTGTGATCTACAGAGTTAATATCCTCCTGGATGAGAGTAAA ATTGAAGAGACTCTGAATTCCCTGGAGAGCAAGATGAAATTTGACATATACTATGCAGA ATTAAACGAACGTAAGAATTTGACACCAATCTGCAGCGAGGACATGACACTGCACTTTAACCTGCATCGAGGGATTCATGGCCACATGAATATAGTATTTAAGACACTTTCAAAGCTCTCCGTCAATGTTCATGGCCTGTTGGTTGTATTACAACCCCCACTGAAGAA ctttcccGAGAAAAGCTCAGTATTCACAAGGCTTCTTCCTAACCGGTGGACAAAGGCTAAAATACCCACGTTGGAAAGTGTCATTTTTGGCAAAGACTTCAAAACGAAATTGGCAGCAGACGTaagtaaaaaacatgaatttgtatTTGAAACTTCCAGGGGGTAA